From one Anabas testudineus chromosome 18, fAnaTes1.2, whole genome shotgun sequence genomic stretch:
- the brms1 gene encoding breast cancer metastasis-suppressor 1, translating into MPTQPPVREPEEEMEAEGESQLPEANGEVEEPRENEGGGGGAGEGGEETMEESMEERDSDLEESEEEEEEEEEEEEESSEMDDEDCERRRGECLDEMLDLEKQFQELKEKLFRERQNQVKVKLDEVLTGKAGEYREPLDALQNSMQIRTQVAGVYRELCLQVIKHKYECELQGARQHLESEQTLLFDAMKTELLEKIRRLEEDRQNIDLTSEWSDEMRSKKCKKKNLLGRLERKKKVALVSGPFIVYMLRDIDILEDWTAIKKAKAALSPLKKKIEKR; encoded by the exons ATGCCCACCCAACCCCCTGTGAGGGAgccagaggaggagatggaggcaGAAGGAGAGTCACAACTCCCCGAAGCCaatggagaggtggaggagccGAGAGAGAATGAAGGCGGGGGAGGAGGTGCTGGAGAAGGGGGAGAGGAAACTATGGAGGAGAGCATGGAGGAGAGGGACAGTGACTTAgaagagagtgaagaagaagaagaagaagaggaggaggaggaggaggagagttcAG AAATGgatgatgaagactgtgagcgGAGGAGAGGAGAATGTCTGGATGAGATGTTGGATCTGGAAAAACAATTTCAGGAGCTCAAAGAGAA GTTGTTTCGTGAACGGCAGAACCAGGTGAAAGTGAAGCTGGACGAAGTGTTGACAGGGAAGGCTGGAGAATACAGAGAACCACTGGATGCACTTCAAAACAGCATGCAGATACGAACGCAAGTGGCTG GAGTGTACAGAGAGCTGTGTCTGCAGGTGATCAAACACAAGTATGAGTGTGAACTACAAGGAGCGAGGCAGCACCTGGAG AGTGAACAGACGTTGCTGTTTGATGCCATGAAGACAGAGCTGCTTGAAAAGATAAGGAGGCtggaggaggacagacagaataTAGATCTCACCTCAG AGTGGAGCGATGAAATGAGAAGCAAGAAGTGTAAAAAGAAGAACCTGTTGGGTCGgttggagagaaaaaagaaagtagcTCTGGTTTCAG GACCCTTCATTGTCTACATGTTGAGGGACATCGACATCCTTGAAGACTGGACAGCTATCAAGAAG gctaAAGCAGCACTCTCAccactaaaaaagaaaattgaaa AGCGGTGA